One segment of Brassica napus cultivar Da-Ae chromosome C3, Da-Ae, whole genome shotgun sequence DNA contains the following:
- the LOC125583191 gene encoding secreted RxLR effector protein 161-like, whose product MESCNYTHVPMHTSLKISKAEEEPEIDATSYRSTIGCLRYLLHTRPDLAFSVGVLRRYMNSPRESHGEAVKHLLRYIKCTTEYGLFFKRDGTTEITGYSDSSHNIDVDDGRSTTGFMFYLGTSPITWTSCKQPTVALSSCEAEFMAATEAAKQAIWLKELMVENMNT is encoded by the coding sequence ATGGAGTCATGTAACTATACTCACGTTCCGATGCACACGAGTTTGAAAATATCAAAGGCAGAGGAGGAGCCTGAGATTGATGCAACATCATATCGAAGCACCATAGGATGCTTAAGATATCTTCTTCATACACGACCGGACTTGGCGTTTTCGGTTGGTGTATTAAGAAGATATATGAATAGTCCAAGAGAGAGTCATGGAGAAGCAGTGAAGCATCTACTACGGTACATAAAGTGCACTACAGAGTATGGTCTCTTCTTCAAACGGGATGGAACAACGGAGATTACAGGTTACAGTGACAGCAGCCATAACATAGACGTTGATGATGGAAGAAGCACTACAGGGTTTATGTTCTACCTAGGAACATCGCCGATCACGTGGACATCGTGCAAGCAACCCACAGTGGCACTCTCTTCATGTGAGGCGGAGTTCATGGCAGCTACGGAAGCTGCAAAACAAGCAATATGGTTAAAGGAGTTGATGGTCGAGAACATGAACACATAA